Genomic DNA from Prunus persica cultivar Lovell chromosome G1, Prunus_persica_NCBIv2, whole genome shotgun sequence:
TAGATTCTTATTGTCGGGAATCGCTTTGACATAGGCTGAGTGATAATATCCTTCTGACGCAGGTTAGATCCTTTAAAAGATGAGTTGCAgattatattataatgtttCCACAATGAATACTAGGGCTGGTTTCTTAAGCGTATAAAGACAACTTTGGACATGGACCATTCAGCTTTTGCCTATGCGAGGGGTTCTTAAATGAATGGATACAATACAAGCAAACTCTCTAGCCCACCAAGATGTATGAGCTAGATCCAAAGTCCATCTTCAACTCATGAAGCtggcaaagaaagaaaaataacaaacttGAACCCATAGAATATGACGAGAAggacatttatatatattgccACGTCACATTACATTGTGGAGAATCTGCAGATCGACCAAGCCTTCAATTCTCTGATTCAGACTCTCTTTTCTCTATCAATTTGATAAAGTTACGCACAATTGTCTTGCCTTCAGAAGTTATGATACTTTCAGGATGGAACTGAACCCCCTGCAAAATTTCAAATGTATCTGGTTATAGCAACAACACTGCATTGAGCTTTAACTCTATAGGGGTAGGAGTAAAAGGTCAGAAAAGAGGCATACAAGTCAAGgattaaaaaacataaaatctaatctcatTTATACTAAACTAATTATTGACAGGCAATGAAATAAAGTAGGAACCCTCACGGATTCCACATTGTTATCTAAACATCGCCCAGCAAAAACAACTGCTCTATGGCACTGCATCTTTGCAATTGTTTCTGTTTCATGAATGTAACATGTGGCAATGCAAGTCAATAGAAATATCATTAAGTACACCTCTATGTTGCAATCCATCTAACATTGCATGAAGCTAAAAGAATTAACCCAAAACACAAATGAAGagctaaattaattttaaaaaagtcaAGTCAAATATCAGCTTATTGACTTGACACAACCGCATCAACTATTATGGGACATGACTGATGATTTTATTATcatgcaacaacaaaaaaatattgtttctGGCACGGTAAATTTTAACATGTTAACACTTCTCTGTGTATGTGCTGCTTCAAACATTCCTCAACTTTTTTCGTATGTTACATATAATCCCGTGACTAATCTACTAATGGACAAATCATCTTattgtccacaagaagaaacCATAATCACCACAGGGCTCTCTCAAGATAATATCATGACCTATCTGCACCGTGCACACTACTCCCTGTCTCAAATTCAATAAGCgtcaaaatttattaaataactaGGCAACTTGCTCCATTTTCAATGCATAACATTTTCATTCATCCTCTCAGTGATTTGTTAAAGGAATTCTAGGATAACAAATGACGCAAATGGAAACTGCCTCTCAAAAGATCCTGGAGAAATTTATTCCAGGATTTGGAGGTTTTGTAAGTTCACCTTCTGGATAAAATGTCACGACACTCTTCTTTACATGGTATACAACTTGTGCATGAAAGTGCATTTTCCAtagaatgaagaaaaagggCAGCTTATCAGATTGAACAGCACAATATTCTCCTGTGCATAATAGAAtgaagcaaaaaaaaagaaaaaagaaaaaaaaaggaaaaccatATCTTACTTGAAGATGCCTATATTTCTTGTGACGAGCAGCCATTATCAGTCCATCCTCTGTCCATGCTGTAACCTCAAGTTCTTCACTAGGAAAACTGTCCTTATCAATTACAAGACTGTGATATCTGCCAGCAGTAAAAGGGCTGAAAGACAAAAGGAAAGTTCAATTGTTACTTGAGAGCCCATTAATGCACAGGATGCGTAAATAAGAATGTTAATGTGAATTAATGTTTGGAAATACTGCAACCCTGTTACTATGCGTAAATAAGAATGTTAATACTTGCTGACGTTTAGGAAAACTAACACAAGAAAAGAATAACAacacaaaaggaaagaaaaattcgTACTTCGATAATCCAGAAAACAAATCTTCCCCTTTCTCGTTATAATATACGGGCGAGCTCTTCCCATGCATGACACCGAAAGGAGAACGGACAATCTTCCCTGCAACACCGCAACTACGTGGATTATAAAACCACACAAAAAAGTGGCTTGCTAGTCACaacagaaacaagaaaaaatcaaGTGAACTTTTACTAGTTTCATTTTCCATGCATACAGAGTGTTGCAGAATGAAAAGATAACGTAGAAAATAAAGGTGCACAGTCAAATGCATACAACAAATTCAGAGAtcgttaaaaaaaactttatcaTATGTAAGAAAACTTGCCTCCAAAAGCCTCCCCAATGCACTGCAAACCCATGCAAACACCAAATAAGGGTACAATGGGCCCCAGCTCCAATACAGTTTGCAAAGATATTCCAGAATCTTGGGGCGCGCCTACAAAAGGAACATACTATGTGTAAAAATCTAAGAATGAGTActtgtttccttttccaaGCATCCACCAATAGATGAAAGATCACCAGAAGGTCAAGAACTGACCTGGCCCTGGAGAGATTAGCACTCCTCTGGGATTTTTCCTGCAAGAACAGAAAGAAGTTATGTATGTGACAAAATCAGATGCCTTACAG
This window encodes:
- the LOC18788993 gene encoding anthranilate synthase beta subunit 1, chloroplastic, yielding MAASVTFQASLIQPKPTLSSKTLQNPRPTFISIPSTTISQVRFGVKLGNGFAAKASMAVAETYSKPPASEKRVNNPIIVIDNYDSFTYNLCQYMGESGCLFEVYRNDELTVDELKRKNPRGVLISPGPGAPQDSGISLQTVLELGPIVPLFGVCMGLQCIGEAFGGKIVRSPFGVMHGKSSPVYYNEKGEDLFSGLSNPFTAGRYHSLVIDKDSFPSEELEVTAWTEDGLIMAARHKKYRHLQGVQFHPESIITSEGKTIVRNFIKLIEKRESESEN